In Chroicocephalus ridibundus chromosome 12, bChrRid1.1, whole genome shotgun sequence, a single genomic region encodes these proteins:
- the RAD21L1 gene encoding double-strand-break repair protein rad21-like protein 1: protein MFYMHFLINKRGPLAKIWLAAHWEKKLTKAHIFECNLETTVEKIISPKFTIALRTSGHLLLGVVRIYHRKAKYLLADCSEALTKMKTAFRPGLLDLPEETVEAAYQSITLPEEFHDFETPLPDLNAIDVAEHFTLNQSRAEDITLREDYESNILLCDRNFDEEQDAVRKQSFSDGSILTSSNSFVADHNSASVNGDNFALHKDTCSFENDCFGDEEEAVDMIEILLRDEQNGPDVLDMEEERPLSQDLPENSTAIESKGTDSTVKKVSHLMNETTLVSKEEEGFVLEPVDDTAVTQRKKNKRKRKLLVDVNKELDCNAMYNQLNNCTDTLATLDLAPPTKKTMMWKKSGGVDKLLSSATLPVFHAELQMLFAKCFKSHGFKMRRNGMQTKSEMEGTIKKQDTTEMLTVEEPSYLQESAHSETERKIRNDSFMLTSQNNRNETDDNCGETIQDGTAFSESSSLVNNSLGQEAETQQAELANELMRNGNDSEEIRWSKRTLQLLKTLQHLKRSGVRAFSFRELCRKNNRKEAAAKFYIFLALKKQWVIELSQSTPFADITATLGPMFNAHCNHVLFG, encoded by the exons ATGTTCTACATGCATTTTCTCATCAACAAGCGTGGGCCGTTGGCCAAAATATGGCTTGCTGCCCACTGGGAGAAGAAGCTCACCAAAGCTCATATATTTGAGTGCAATTTAGAGACTACCGTTGAAAAGATCATCTCGCCAAAG TTTACAATAGCTCTGCGAACCTCTGGACACTTACTCCTGGGAGTTGTGCGAATTTACCACAGGAAAGCAAAGTACCTCTTGGCAGACTGTAGTGAAGCTTTGACAAAAATGAAGACAGCCTTTCGCCCAG GACTTCTTGACCTTCCAGAAGAGACCGTTGAGGCTGCTTATCAGTCCATTACATTACCTGAAGAATTTCATGATTTTGAAACACCACTACCTGATTTGAA tgccATTGATGTTGCTGAACACTTTACCTTGAATCAGAGCAGAGCTGAAGACATCACACTTAGAGAGGATTATGAAAGCAATATACTTCTCTGTGATAGAAACTTTG ATGAAGAACAAGATGCAGTAAGAAAACAGAGCTTCTCTGACGGCAGCATCTTAACGAGCAGTAACAGTTTTGTGGCTGATCACAACTCCGCGAGCGTGAATGGAGACAACTTTGCCCTGCATAAAGATACGTGCTCTTTTGAGAATGACTGTTTTGGAGATGAGGAGGAAGCTGTAGATATGATTG AAATCCTGTTGAGGGATGAGCAAAATGGCCCAGATGTTCTTGATATGGAGGAAGAACGTCCTTTGTCACAAGATCTGCCAGAGAACAGCACAGCCA ttGAGTCCAAAGGCACAGACAGCACTGTTAAGAAAGTAAGTCATCTAATGAATGAAACAACACTGGTgtcaaaagaagaagaaggatTTGTGCTTGAGCCAGTTGATGATACAG CTGTcacccagaggaaaaaaaataaaagaaagaggaagttgCTTGTGGATGTAAACAAGGAACTTGACTGCAACGCTATGTATAACCAACTTAACAACTGCACAGACACCCTTGCTACGTTAGACCTCGCACCCCCAACGAAAAAAACAATGATGTGGAAGAAATCGGGAGGTGTGGATAAACTCCTGTCCAGCGCTACACTGCCTGTGTTTCATGCCGAGCTGCAAATG ttgTTTGCAAAATGCTTCAAGAGTCACGGATTTAAGATGAGAAGAAATGGAATGCAGACGAAGTCTGAAATGGAAGGaacaataaaaaagcaagatACCACAg AGATGCTGACAGTAGAAGAGCCAAGTTACCTGCAGGAGTCAGCTCATTCAGAGACTGagagaaaaattagaaatgatTCGTTTATGTTGAcatcacagaataacagaaatgaaactgaTGATAACTGTGGTGAAACTATA CAGGATGGCACGGCTTTCTCGGAGAGCTCCTCGCTGGTGAACAATTCACTGGGCCAAGAAGCTGAAACACAGCAAGCTGAGTTAGCAAAT GAGCTAATGAGGAATGGCAACGACAGTGAAGAAATAAGATGGAGCAAAAGAACTCTTCAGTTATTAAAAACTTTACAG CACCTGAAGCGATCAGGCGTGCGTGCTTTCAGTTTTCGGGAGCTCTGTCGGAAAAACAACCGGAAAGAAGCTGCGGCCAAGTTTTACATCTTTCTTGCTCTAAAGAAACAGTGGGTTATTGAGCTCAGTCAGAGCACGCCCTTCGCTGACATTACAGCCACCCTCGGCCCAATGTTCAACGCTCACTGCAATCATGTCCTATTCGGATAA
- the TMEM74B gene encoding transmembrane protein 74B, producing the protein MASPRAAELRSPDEAAAAAAGGGGPAGPGAGPGLALALGCALSGAALVVLAGAVPRAARPDPAVPARQMERLEARAARLRARLDRCTVAGLALLALGGLLLAALLLAAAAARRRARAARRTGGTYGSVRLRMRRVSAEGTRALLESQLSPPPQPPEAPGS; encoded by the coding sequence atGGCGTCCCCGCGGGCGGCGGAGCTGCGGAGCCCGgacgaggcggcggcggcggcggcgggcgggggcggcccggcgggtCCCGGCGCTGGCCCGGGGCTGGCGCTGGCGCTGGGCTGTGCTCTGAGCGGCGCGGCGCTGGTGGTGCTGGCGGGGGCCGTGCCGCGGGCGGCGCGTCCCGACCCGGCGGTACCGGCGCGGCAGATGGAGCGGCTGGAGGCTCGGGCGGCTCGGCTCCGCGCCCGCCTCGACCGCTGCACCGTGGCCGGGTTGGCGTTGctggccctgggggggctgcttCTCGCCGCCCTGTtgctggccgccgccgccgcccgtcgCCGCGCCCGGGCCGCCCGCCGCACCGGCGGCACCTACGGCTCGGTGaggctgaggatgaggagggtgtcGGCCGAGGGGACGCGGGCGCTGCTGGAGAGCCAGCtcagccccccgccccagccccccgaGGCGCCAGGCTCCTAG